A single Nocardioides bizhenqiangii DNA region contains:
- the rmuC gene encoding DNA recombination protein RmuC: METLGVLLLGLVIGVVVGWALRARMTPPEATGESAEVLAARHEAAVAEVRRQEAAARAEVQADLAGALASVDELRQALTDLRAQQAEREREQRAQQQERERGENGQTQVLKTLTPVVEHLRSMQRKVDDLEKSRVAQHAELATQIRQTQRSVEESRKAADTLASVLKNNSVRGAWGETQLRTLVETAGLLNRVDFELQHSVDADSGERRPDMVIYLPGGKQMAIDAKAPYNSFMDAQREGLEPEARVRLLADHAKKVRGHVDALARKGYWTGLSVSPEFTVAFIPNEQLLNAALDVDPSLMEHAFQQGVVLATPTNLWSMLKTVAFTWKQEALTEDAQALFETGQVLYRRIIKLAEHVDKLGRSIQRSVKDYNAFSGSLERSVLPAARKLNAAEPVTNLPAPRQIEEAPRALTSGDFAVLADLDREELPLDLLSGDHAVDAEIVEDERDAG, translated from the coding sequence ATGGAAACCCTCGGTGTGCTCCTCCTCGGCCTGGTCATCGGCGTCGTCGTCGGCTGGGCGCTCCGCGCCCGGATGACGCCGCCGGAGGCGACCGGAGAGTCCGCGGAGGTGCTCGCCGCGCGCCACGAGGCGGCGGTGGCCGAGGTGCGGCGCCAGGAGGCGGCCGCTCGGGCGGAGGTCCAGGCCGACCTCGCCGGCGCGCTGGCGAGCGTCGACGAGCTCCGGCAGGCGCTGACCGACCTGCGTGCCCAGCAGGCGGAGCGGGAGCGCGAGCAGCGCGCGCAGCAGCAGGAGCGCGAGCGAGGCGAGAACGGACAGACCCAGGTGCTGAAGACGCTGACCCCCGTGGTCGAGCACCTCCGGTCGATGCAGCGCAAGGTCGACGACCTGGAGAAGTCCCGGGTCGCCCAGCACGCGGAGCTGGCCACCCAGATCCGTCAAACCCAGCGATCGGTCGAAGAGTCCAGGAAGGCGGCTGACACCTTGGCGTCAGTACTCAAGAACAACTCGGTCCGCGGCGCGTGGGGCGAGACCCAGCTGCGGACCCTCGTGGAGACCGCCGGTCTGCTCAACCGCGTCGACTTCGAGCTGCAGCACTCCGTCGACGCCGACTCGGGCGAGCGCCGCCCCGACATGGTCATCTACCTGCCCGGCGGCAAGCAGATGGCCATCGATGCCAAGGCGCCCTACAACTCGTTCATGGACGCCCAGCGCGAAGGTCTGGAGCCCGAGGCCCGCGTGCGGCTTCTCGCCGACCACGCCAAGAAGGTCCGCGGGCACGTCGACGCCCTCGCCCGCAAGGGCTATTGGACGGGCCTGTCGGTCAGCCCCGAGTTCACCGTGGCATTCATCCCCAACGAGCAGCTGCTCAACGCGGCCCTCGACGTCGACCCGTCGCTGATGGAGCACGCGTTCCAGCAGGGCGTCGTCCTCGCCACGCCGACCAACCTCTGGAGCATGCTCAAGACGGTGGCGTTCACCTGGAAGCAGGAGGCGCTCACCGAGGACGCGCAGGCGCTTTTCGAGACCGGTCAGGTGCTCTACCGGCGCATCATCAAGCTCGCCGAGCACGTCGACAAGCTCGGGCGCTCGATCCAGCGCAGCGTCAAGGACTACAACGCGTTCAGCGGATCGCTGGAGCGCTCGGTGCTGCCGGCGGCCCGCAAGCTCAACGCCGCCGAGCCGGTCACCAACCTGCCCGCGCCGAGGCAGATCGAGGAAGCGCCCCGCGCCCTGACCAGCGGGGACTTCGCCGTCCTCGCCGATCTCGACCGCGAGGAGCTCCCGCTCGACCTCCTGTCCGGTGACCACGCGGTCGACGCGGAGATCGTGGAGGACGAGCGCGACGCCGGCTGA